Proteins from a genomic interval of Hydrogenispora ethanolica:
- a CDS encoding small, acid-soluble spore protein, alpha/beta type, whose product MSRRGSIVSDATKYEIAKELGFADRIQVENGSYDYGNITTREAGLIVRGLIQKAEELLSRQG is encoded by the coding sequence TTGAGCCGTCGCGGCAGTATTGTTTCCGACGCCACCAAGTACGAAATCGCAAAAGAACTCGGTTTTGCCGATCGTATCCAGGTCGAAAATGGTAGCTACGACTATGGCAACATCACCACCCGCGAGGCCGGGCTGATCGTTCGCGGCCTGATTCAAAAGGCCGAAGAATTATTATCCCGGCAGGGTTAG